From Carassius gibelio isolate Cgi1373 ecotype wild population from Czech Republic chromosome B21, carGib1.2-hapl.c, whole genome shotgun sequence, the proteins below share one genomic window:
- the LOC127986664 gene encoding E3 ubiquitin-protein ligase RNF180, whose protein sequence is MASSFVTEEQDQSGTLEDPTNLRCRKCRRCLIDSTSLLKAVTSSDTAATCNVWHLNVENLPDWILASVDQASWTVGKLNCQNCGARLGGFNFVKCCKCSCGCDTTVHLSKSRVDQDLKPPVLLTRLGRTRQHTVRRKEEVEALPQTISSAPSPSSTLSFSCTVSHVASAESELEVESTEEPQILETVERGTDVSLPSELPPQLSDYQESLEVRHVGSASQSRSSLERAVNPEEVRLRVMEEPSRSISPNLEAKLSKREKNRLKSLRRKQRKKENWIQRQQEAKDLAMKWDLTGSDDEEREGYTCAVCLEVYYSPYKCHPCSHVFCEPCLRTLAKNRPSNTPCPLCRTLISHVLFQEELNQTTKTCFPKVYHSRHETFQKTNYSKWPLPNCPKRFRIFWGIQRHGGPASRWQFPHRAFGLDALDLGDMWGWPFDIDFVIISIYSLHWVMAFIVFCGLCYFLLL, encoded by the exons ATGGCTAGCTCTTTCGTG ACTGAAGAACAAGATCAATCGGGGACACTAGAAGATCCAACAAACCTTCGCTGCAGAAAGTGCCGTAGATGTTTAATAGACTCGACCAGCCTCCTGAAG GCAGTAACATCAAGCGATACTGCAGCCACATGCAATGTGTGGCATTTGAATGTTGAAAATTTGCCAGATTGGATTTTGGCAAGTGTTGATCAG GCCAGTTGGACAGTGGGGAAATTAAACTGTCAGAATTGTGGAGCTCGCTTAGGAGGCTTTAATTTTGTAAAGTGCTGTAAATGCTCCTGTGGATGTGATACAACTGTACATCTCAGTAAAAGTCGTGTTGATCAGGATCTAAAACCTCCAGTTCTTCTGACAAGACTAGGAAGGACTAGACAACATACCGTGAGGAggaaggaggaggtggaggctCTCCCTCAGACAATAAGCTCAGCTCCCTCTCCTTCCTCAACCCTCAGCTTTTCCTGTACTGTGTCCCATGTAGCCTCTGCTGAAAGTGAACTTGAGGTTGAGTCAACTGAAGAACCACAGATTCTTGAGACTGTTGAGAGAGGCACAGATGTTTCTTTGCCTTCTGAACTGCCACCACAGCTGTCAGATTATCAGGAGAGCTTAGAAGTAAGGCATGTGGGTTCTGCTTCCCAGAGTAGAAGCTCTCTGGAAAGAGCTGTGAATCCAGAGGAGGTCAGACTCCGAGTGATGGAGGAGCCATCAAGAAGCATCTCACCCAACCTAGAGGCAAAGCTCTCCAAAAGAGAGAAAAACCGCCTGAAAAGCCTAAGAAGGAAGCAGAGGAAGAAGGAGAATTGGATTCAGAGACAGCAGGAAGCAAAAGATCTG GCTATGAAGTGGGACTTAACAGGCAGCGATGATGAAGAAAGGGAGGGATACACATGTGCCGTGTGTTTAGAGGTATATTACAGCCCTTACAAGTGCCATCCTTGCAGTCATGTGTTCTGTGAGCCCTGTTTGAGAACTCTAGCTAAGAACAGGCCAAGCAATACCCCCTGTCCCCTCTGTAGGACCCTTATATCCCATGTGCTCTTTCAGGAAG AGCTCAATCAAACTACAAAGACTTGCTTTCCAAAAGTGTATCATTCAAGACATGAGACCTTTCAGAAGACCAACTATTCTAAATGGCCCCTGCCCAACTGTCCAAAGCGTTTCCGCATCTTTTGGG gaatacAGAGACATGGCGGCCCTGCCAGTCGCTGGCAGTTTCCCCACAGAGCATTTGGCCTGGATGCACTGGATCTGGGAGACATGTGGGGCTGGCCATTTGACATTGACTTTGTGATCATTTCTATCTACTCTCTTCACTGGGTGATGGCGTTCATCGTCTTCTGTGGCCTCTGCTACTTCCTCCTCCTCTGA